In Actinomadura luteofluorescens, the sequence ACGCCGTCGGGGAAGCGGTCGACGACCCGGTGCGCCCAGTGCAGCGCCAGCGTGGTCTTGCCGACGCCCGCCATCCCCTGGACCACGACGGCGCGCGGCCACACCGACTGGCCGACCAGCAGATCGAGCTTGCCGAGGCTGACCACGCGCCCGGCGAAGTAGGGGTTGTCGGCGGGCAGGCGCACGGCGGGCGGCCCGGCGGGCGCCCCGAGCCGCACCGGTTCGCGCGCGGCGATCCCGGCGCCGCCGGCCCCGTCCCGCACGTCCTCTGGCGGCCGCTCGGGCTCGGCCGCCGGCCAGTCGTCGCCCCAGGGGCTCGCGGCGCGGCGGAGCCGTTCGACGTCGAGGACGGTCAGCGGGCGGGCCCGCCGGTCGAGGATGCCCTTGGCCCGCCACGCCCGGAACCAGCGCACCAGCGTCTCGCGGGAGATCCCCGCCCAGTTCGCCAGCTCCGCCTGGCTGAGCCGCAGCGGGATCCGCGTGCCCTGCCCGGAGGCGGGCTCGCCGAACCGGTACACCAGCTCCAGCAGGTGGTAGGCGAGCCGCTGGGGGTGGTCGGCGGCCCGCACCGCGTGCCGCCGACCGCCGTAGGTGACGCTCTCGGAGACGGCGTGCATCATCGCCTCGGCGACCTGCGGGCTCGCCGCCAGCAGGCTGCGGAACTTGCGGCGGTCCACGCGCAGCGCCGTGACGTGGTCCAGGGCGGCGACCGTGGCGCGCTGCGGATGCCCCCACGGGCCGAGCGCCCCGACCAGGTCCCCCGCCCCGAACAGGTCGATGATCGACTCGTCGCCGTCGCTGGAGTCCACGAACTCCTTGGCCACCGCGTTGCTCGCGGCCCGCGGCGACGCCTTGAACACGACGTAGACGGCCGGCGCGACCGTCCCCTGGTGGCAGAGCATGCCGCCGGGCGGGATGTCGGTGCGCCGGCCCATGGCGCGCAGGGCCTGCCGGTCGGTGGGGGCCAGCCGCTCCCAGAAGCTTCCCGGCCGGAGGCCCGGGCCGTCGCCGATCATCCGGTCACCCTCCCGCCATCGCCGCCGCCGGCGTCCGTCGAACCTGATCTTCCAGTTCCCATGGTGCGGTGGAAAGAGGGAAAAGTCCGTCCGGCAGCGCACGGTTCGGCTGCGTCTGGTGACGCATTCCCCGCGCGTGCCCCGGGGCGCGGGTGATCGTGTGCGCCGATGATGGAAGATGGTCTTCGAACGATCGACGGGGAGGACGCATGACCTACACCGGTAACGTCGAGGCCGGGGGGCGTCCGGACGTCCGCGAGCTGCCCGGGCTGCGGGTGACGAAGGTGGCGGTCGGCCCCTACGACAACAACGCCTACCTGCTGCGGTGCACCGCGACCGGCGAGCAGTTGCTGATCGACGCGGCGAACGAGGCGCCCCGGCTGCTGGAGCTGATCGGCGACGGCCCCCTCGCGCGGATCGTCACCACGCACCGCCACGAGGACCACTGGATGGCGCTGAGCGAGGTGGCGCGGGCCACGGGCGCGCCGGTCGTCGCCCACCCGCGCGACGCCGTCCCGCTCCCCGAGCCGGTCGCCGCACCCGTGGAGCACGGCGACACCGTCACGGTCGGGCAGGCGTCCCTCGACGTCATCCACCTGCGCGGGCACACGCCCGGCTCGATCGCGCTGCTCTACGACGCCGGCGGCGAACTGGCCGACCGCCCGCACCTGTTCACCGGCGACAGCCTGTTCCCCGGCGGCGTCGGCAACACCTGGGGCGACCCGACGCGCTTCCGGCAGCTGCTCGCGGACGTGGAGGAACGCGTCTTCGACCGCCTCCCCGACGCCACCTGGTTCTACCCGGGCCACGGAAAGGACTCGACGCTCGGCCGCGAGCGCCCCTCGCTCCCGGAGTGGCGCGCCCGCGGCTGGTGACCTCCGGGCCGGCCCGGAACAAGTGGTGCGGGACGTTCGTTGGCCCCAACACACTTCCGGCCCGAGACCAGGAGTCGACCATCCCCCACCCCCACGATGCGGATCCAGGACCCGCCCTGCGCTACCCGGCGGGTTCGCTGGTGCTGGTGGCCGGCCTGCCCGGCGCCGGCAAGAGCACCCTGCTCAACCGCCTGTACGGGTTGCGCGGCGACGAGACGGCGCCGGTGCGCGCCGGGGACGTCCGGGTGATCGACTCCCGCCAGTCCCGCAACTGGTGGGCGCGCTTCCTCGGCCCGCTGCCCGTCCGGCTGCGGACCCCGGTCGTCCAGGCCACCCATGTCTGGCGCATCGGCCGCGCGGTCGTCGCCGGGCACGGCGTCGTCGCCCACACCCGCGGCACCTGGCCGCACATCCTGCACTGCTTCGCCTGGCTGGCGCGCCGCCGCGGCGGGCGGCTGCACCTGATCCTCATCGACGTCGCGCCGGAGACCGCCCGCGCCGGCCAGTACGCGCGCGGCCGCGTCGTCACCTCCATCGCCTTCGCCCGTCACTGCCGCCGCTGGCGCCCCCTGATCGCACGGGCCCGCAGCGGCGGCCCGCTGCCGCCCGCGGCCGGCGTCACCGTCCTCGACCGCGACGCCGCCGACAAGCTGCGGGCCATCCACTTCACCTGAGCTCGCCGAACCAGCGGACGATCCGGGCGGTGCCCTCGAGGTTGGAGCCGAGGTGGCGGGAGCCGCCGTAGAGCCGGTCGCCCACCTCGACGACGGGCACGGTCACGCCGCGCTCCCGGAACCCCGCGGCGCAGTGGTCGGTGTTGGCGGTGCCGGCCTGCTCGTCACCGGCCATCTTGTAGAGGCGGACCGGGATGCGCGGCGTCCAGGCCGTGCAGACCTCCGCGTCCACGCGCAGGGCTTCGGCGAACGTGCCGGACGGATGCTCCAGCAGCGCGAAGCCGCGTGGAGTGAGGAGCGCGTCGAGGGTGTCAGGCAGTCCGTCGAGCATGACGTGCCCCGGCGTCGTGCCGTCGAAGTACTTTTCGACGCGCTCGGCGTAGGGCTCGCGGAACAGTTCTGAAGGAGACCCGTAGATGCCTCCGTGAACGCGGTTCCATGAGGTGAGCAGGTACGACGTGTAGGCGACCGCCATCTTCGGAGCGATGTCCCCGGCCAGCAGGGCGGGCAGTTCCGCGCCCCGGAAGTCGTAGGCGCCGCTGATCGGGGCCAGCGCGCGGACCCGGAAGTGCGGATCGGCGCCGCCCTGAAGCGTCCGCGCCAGGCCGAGAGCGGACGAGGCGCCCTGCGAGAAGCCGGTGACGAAGACCCGGCCGTCCAGGACGCGGCCCGTGCGCGGTGCGAAGTGGCGCGCGGCGCGGAGCATGTCGAGAGACGCGCTCGTCTCGGACGGCACGTCCTTCCACGGATGGATCCCTGGCCCAAGGCCCAGGCCGAGGTAGTCGGGCGCGACCGCCGCGAACCCCGCCGCGGCATAGGTGACGGCGGGGCCGGGGCCCCAGACGTCGTCCGCCGTCGAGGGCGCGTCCGGCTTGTAGCTGGTCGTGCCGTGCGTGTAGGAGACGGTGGCGAGCCGGCGGTCCCGGTTGCGGGGCAGGACGACCAGACCGCTGGCGGTCGTCGCGCGGCCGCGGGCGTCGACCGTCCGGTAGACGAGCCGGTAGGTGTCCACGCCGTAGCG encodes:
- a CDS encoding ATP-binding protein → MAGLPGAGKSTLLNRLYGLRGDETAPVRAGDVRVIDSRQSRNWWARFLGPLPVRLRTPVVQATHVWRIGRAVVAGHGVVAHTRGTWPHILHCFAWLARRRGGRLHLILIDVAPETARAGQYARGRVVTSIAFARHCRRWRPLIARARSGGPLPPAAGVTVLDRDAADKLRAIHFT
- a CDS encoding MBL fold metallo-hydrolase, producing the protein MTYTGNVEAGGRPDVRELPGLRVTKVAVGPYDNNAYLLRCTATGEQLLIDAANEAPRLLELIGDGPLARIVTTHRHEDHWMALSEVARATGAPVVAHPRDAVPLPEPVAAPVEHGDTVTVGQASLDVIHLRGHTPGSIALLYDAGGELADRPHLFTGDSLFPGGVGNTWGDPTRFRQLLADVEERVFDRLPDATWFYPGHGKDSTLGRERPSLPEWRARGW